CGGCGCCCCGAGGTCGGGATGTACGCGGCGAGCGGCAGCCGGGGGAACGAATAACCCGGCAGGAAACCCTCACTGGCCAGATAGCGGTACGGGTTGAAGTCCGAGAGCACCGACTTGCTGTCCACACTCTCGTTCTTGAGCAGGTTGAGCTGCGTCTCGGCCTCCCGCCGCCGGCCGACCGCGTGCTTACGGTCCCGCTCGGAGAGGGTGTGGTCCAGCACCCGTCGGTTCTGCTCGGCCTGGTCGACGAGGGCGGCCTTGAACAGGTCCCGCCAGCGGTCGAAGGCCTCCCCGAACCGCTCGGGCGCGGTCCGGACCTTGTCCTCGATCCACTGCTCGTCCCACCAGGTGGTGGCCCGGAAGTCGGTCAGCAGGCCGCCGAAGACCTGCCGGGCGGCCACCGCGGCCCGTCGTTGGGCAGCGGTGTCACGCAACGCCGCCTCGACGTGATCGAGCAGTTCGAGCCTGGGGTCGGGCTTACGGGCGTCCTCGGCATAGCTGATGTCGATCACGTCGGGGATCGCACGCCCCAGCTTGAGCCCGGTTTCAGCGAGCCAGATGGCCTGCACATGGGAGCGGACCAGGTCCTCGTTCGCGAGGTCGAGCCGGGGTGGGGCGACCGCCCCGGCGACCATTCGCTCCGAGCGGCGGAAATAGTACTGGTCGTGGCTGTTGCCGGTGGCGCAGTAGGTGGTGACGAGTGCGGGTTGTCCCGACCGGCCGGCCCGACCGCTGCGCTGCGCGTAGTTGGCCGGCGTCGGCGGCACGTTGCGCATCATCACCGCGTTCAGCTCGGAGATGTCGACGCCCAGCTCCATCGTCGGCGAGCAGTAGAGCAGCTTAAGCTCCGCTTTGCGGAACGCCTCCTCGCGTTTCTCCCGCTCCTCGGGGGCGACCTGCGCGGTGTGCTCGCGGGCGGCGAGGCCACCGAGAGCGCCGGCCGCGTTCCGGTACAGGTCCCGGAAGAAGACGTTGACCCGTGGGCCGTCGCCGCTGGCGTAGGTGCGGGTAAGCGGGTCATGGGCACCGGTCTCGCCGGTCCCGGCCCGCCAGATCAGACAGGCCGCCGATACGCGGTAGCCGGTGACGGCCGGGCCGGCCGCTCGGGCGAACCGGCCCGCGCGCTGCGGGGTAGCCTGGACCTTCTCCACGAAACCCGCCTTGGCCAGCACCTCTAGCAGCTCCGCGATGATCTGCTGGCTCTCCTCGGTCGGCTGCGCCGAGCCGAAATGCACCCGCCGCAGATATTTTCCGAACTTGCCGCGCCCCGACAGGAACAGACCGGAGCGGTCCAGACCGGGCTTCGAGCCCTGCGGGTACGCGGTGCCGACCCGGGGTTTGTCGCTGGTGGTGAGCCCCCAGGGATCGATCAGGCGTTCCTCGCTGGCCCGCTGGAGTGTGTCAAAATCCTCCCGGAAGTGCTGCACGTCGATCGCCAGCGACCGGCGCATCTCGTCCAGCAGCGTCCGTATGATCTCGGCCCGCTGACCGCCCTCGGCTTCACGTAGCAGCCGATGGCAGCCGGTCCACCGTTCCTGCTGGTCGGCGAGCCAGTCGAGGTCGGCGTAGTCGATCTGGAGCAGGCCAGTCTGCTCCAGGTTGGGCATGGTGACCCGCCAGCCGCGTTCGAGGTCCAGATAGAGCCGGAACGCGATGACGTCCCGCAGCGTCTTCGCCGCGTTGCGGGCCAGCATGGGGGTCGGGTCCGGGGCGCTGACATAGTCGGCGATCTCCAGGTTGAGCGCCTCGGAGACCTCCTTGGCGAGGTCCTCGTGGGCGATGCCGGTCTCGCCGGCCTTGACCGCCGCCTGGTAGAGCGCGCCCCGGAGCTGAACGACCTGTACGAAGTCGTTGAAGTGACCGGCCTGCAGCGAAGCGTCCTGCCGGTTATCGACAAAGGTCAGCAGCTTGCGGGCCTTCTTGTCCAGCGCCTCGGCCGGCGCCTCCTTCAGCGAGCGGACGATGGAGGCGGAGACCAGCGAGGTCGCCGACGAGCGGCCCTCCTGGTCTAGGGTCGCCAACTTGGCGAAGTCCCGGCCCCGAGTCTGCTCGTAACTCACCCCGCAGTGCAGGCAGAACAGAAACGGCGAGGGGATGAAGGCTGCCTTCAGCCCGCCACGTCCCTCGAAGCCGTACGGGTCAACGGTGATCGCCTTCGGCAGCCGGGGCCGGTACGACTCACGGACCAGCTCGTTACCCTGCTCGTCGGCTTCCAGCCAGGAGTCGGGCAGCCGGCGGTTGTCGATCGCCTGTTGCGCGTTATCCGGCCAGGGACGGTCGGAATCGATGTAGAGGTAGCCGTCCCCGGCCCGTCCGCCCGACGCGTTGGTGTCCCGGCGCGGCTCGAAGAACACACTGCCGTGCTTCTCCGTACGCCACACCGTGAGGTATTCCTGGCCGCACTCCCGGCAGAAGGCCAACGGCAGCAGGATCTTTCCGTCAGTGCCGGGTTGGACGAGCTGATAGTCCCGGGTTCGGTACCGGGTCTGCTTGTCTTCGAGGGTGACGTAGACTGTGTCGCCCTTGGAGAGGAACTGGTGCAGCCGGAAGGCGAACAGCGGGCGCTCAGTGACCGGGTTCCGCGCCTCCGAGCCGGCCTTCAGGGTGTCCCGGATCGCCTTGACGCAGTCGGCCTCGGGCACCCCGCTATCCCGCGACAGTGCGGCGGCGGCTTCCTCGATCTTGGCGGGTTTTTGCCGTACGAGTTGCCCGGTCGAGTCCGAGGTCAGGCCGAAGTGGGTTTCGATCCACCGGGCCAGCGGGTCCTTCACCAGGTCGGCGTAGGCACGCGGAGCGTCCGGGGCCAGGAGCCGATCGGCCGGGACTGTCGCCGGCGCCTCGTCGGTGGCGCGGACCAGCGTTTCGCCGATGATGTTCTCCTCGGCCACCTCGGTGCCGAACAGGGTGCTGGCGACCCGGGCGACCACCTTCCGCTGGTCCTTCGCGCTGCCCTCGCTGGAGATGGTGGCGGAGGTGCCGATGCACTGAAGACTTTCGGCCTGGCAGGCCTCGCGCACTCGCCGGATGAGCAGGGCGACGTCCGCGCCCTGACGGCCCCGGTAGGTGTGCAGCTCGTCGAAGACGAGGAACTCCAACCCCTTCGCCATCTCGATCAGCGAGCTTCGGTCACCCGGACGGGTGAGCATCAGCTCCAACATCACGTAGTTGGTGAGCAGGATGTCCGGTGGATTCCTCCGAATCTCCTGACGCTGCTCGTCGCCCTCCTGACCCGTGTACCGGGCGTAGGTGACCGGCTCGTGGCCGGCGCCGTAGCCGTCACGCAGGTACTTGTCGAGCTCCTTGAGCTGGCTGTTGGCCAGCGCGTTCATCGGATAGACGATGATCGCGCGTACGCGCTTGCGGGCCGTGCGTGGCTGCCGCTCTCGGTCCCTTAGCACCTTATCGACGATCGGCACGATGTAGGCGAGCGACTTTCCTGAACCGGTGCCGGTGGTGAGCACGTAGGAAGCGCCCGACGCCGCCACGTCGATCGCCTCACGCTGGTGACGGTGCAGGGTGAGCGGACGCCCGTCGCACTTAGAGCTGCCCTCGGTCTTCTTCGCCTGGAAGATTCGGGCACACTCGGGGTGCAGCACCCCGCTGGCGGCGAGCTCGGAAACACTGCCACCGGAGGCGAAGAACGGGTTCAGCGACACCCACGGATCGGGCCACTGCGATTTCGCGTTCAGCGCGTTCTCGACGAAGGCGGCGATCCGCCCGTCCCGGATCACCGTGCCGCCCTCGGTGAACGCGCGGTAATCCTCGATGAGCTTGCGATGTACGCCGAAGACATCCATGCTGGCGCCGCTTAACCGGCCTTCGGTGGTGTACGCCGGCCCGGTGCCAGGTCCCGAGACCCGGTTCTCGGCCCGCACGGCCGCCAGGTGGCGTACCGGATCGAAACCTTCCCAACCGATGACCGATGCCTCGCCGAGGGCAAGCGGCAGCAGCGCCTCCCGGACCGCGACCGCGTCGGCGGGCCGATCGGCTGGGTCCTTGGCGAGCAGCCGTTCGACGAGCCGAGCCAGATCGCTCGGTACGTCGCGCCGGAGGAGCCGCACCGGAGGCACCGGCTCTTTCTGGTGCTTCTCCCCGAGCTCATAGGCGGACTCGCTGACGAAGGGCGGAGCCCCGGTCAGCAACTCGTACAGCACGCAACCGAGCGCGTACAGGTCGGCGGCCTGGGTTACCGTCGAGGAGGTGAACTGCTCCGGCGCCATGTAGCGGGCCGTCCCGACCGTTACCCCGGTGCTGGTCAGACGGCCAGCCTCGATGTCGTCGACGATCCGCCCCATCCCGAAGTCGAGGACCTTGACCACTCCGCCGCGCAGCAGCATCGCGTTCGCCGGTTTGAGATCGCGGTGGATGACACCGACGCGGTGCGCGTCGGAGAGGCCGTCCGCGATCTGCGCGCCGAGGGCCGCCACCCAGGAGACAGGCAGCTGTGGATATTCGGCGATCAGGTCTCGCAGGGTCTCCCCGTCGAGCAGTTCCATGGCGAGGTAAGGAAGGCCGTTGTCGTCCACACCGCCCGCGATGGTGCGGGGGAGGTTGGGATGGTTGAGCCCGCGCGTGATGCGGACCTCGCGGGCGAAACGTTGGACGGCGTCGTCATCGGCGCGAGAGTCGATGAGCGCACCAGAGCGGCTGCGCAGGACCAGCTTTACCGCGACCACGCGGTCCGGAGAGCCCTCAGCAATCTGCGTATCTTCGGCCCGGTGGACCTCTCCCATGTTGCCCTTGCCGATCGCCCCCAGGAGACGGAACCGACTCGCCACCCAGTCCGGGTTCACAGAAGCTCCTCGCTCGCACTCGCTGGGCCAGACGGCCGACCAGCATTGGCAGATCCTGCCTGGACGTCCAAAGTCGACAGAGGCACGTTTTGCCAGAATACATCGATGGATGGCGCAATGGCGTCCGCGATCCGGCCGGCCTCGGCCGAGTTAGGCCAGAAAATCTGGGCAAGTAGCCGATGGCGCTGACTACGAGCTCGGGTCGCCCGGGAGCCGACCTCGCGGCGATTGACTGAGTGAATTCGGGAAATTCAAGTCACGATTACTCTAAGCGACCGAGATGGCTCGTACTCGAGGTCGATCCTGCGATTCATCATTGGAGGCCGTCGGCGCCCGGGCAATCCCGGTCACCCTGACCGCAAGCCGCAATGTCGTGGCCCCGCCGGTCAACGCCCGCTAGGCATTGATCAACGGCGCCGTGCGCTCCCCGCGCGATCATCAACCACGTCCGCCGAGTGGGGCCAGTCGGCCGGAAGCGGCTACGTCCCGGCCGGTGCCCCGATATGGTGTGGCGGTGGGACGCCAGCCGGCGGAAAAGCCGGTGACCTGGGAAGAACTCTTCTTCGACCTGGCCTTCGTCTTCGCCCTCACCCAGTTCTCCCACCTGCTGCACGAGGAACACACGTGGGCAGGGCTCGGCAAGACCCTCATCCTCTTCATCAGCGTCTACTGGATCTGGGGCGGGGTCGTCCTCTACACCGACCAGCAGGACGTCGGCAGGTCGCCGGGGCGGGCCGTGGTCCTCGCGCTCGGCTTCGGCAGTCTGCTGCTGGCAATGACCATCCCCGAGGCGTACAGCGACCGTGGTCTGCTCTTCGTCTCTGTCACCCTGGCCGGCCGGATCCTGCTGGGTGTCGTGACGTTTCGTAGCTTGCCCGTCTGGTGGGGCTTTCTCCACGGACCGCACGGGGTGGTCCTGGTGACCGGGCCACTGCTGCTTGCCGGCGCCCTGACGGAGGGGGCGCCCCGAATCGTGCTCTGGGCGGTCGCCGCCTGTGTCGACCTGTTGAGTCCCCGGTTGGCCCGCCGGACGGTGGGGAAGATCCGGGTCCAGCCACGGCACTACACGCACCGTTATGGGCTCCTGATCATGCTCGTGTTCGGTGAGTCCGTGATCGAGGTCGGTGCCGTGTCCGTCGGCGAACCGTTGACCGCCGTACGGGTGACTGCCATGGCCGCCGCGTACGGCCTGGTCTGCGCGCTCTGGTGGGTGTACTTCGGGTACGGGGTGTCGGCATTCCGGCGGGCGTTGGAGCGGGCCGAGGACCAGGCGCGCCTGCGGCGGGCGATCCTGGTCTACGGGCACCTGCTGTTCAGTCTGGCGATCATCGGAATCGCCGACGGGTTGGGCGGTGTGGTGAGACAGCCGGAGGAGCCGTTGCCCGGCGGCGAGGTGGGCCTGTTTTTCGGCGGTGCCGCCCTCTTCCTGGCCACGTTCGCCTACGCCGGATGGCGAATCCGTCGGGGGGTCGCGTGGCGGCGGGTCGGTGCGAGCGTCACCTGCCTGGCCCTGCTGCCGGTGGGCGCCCTGCTGCCGGCGTTGGCCGCACTCGGGGTGCTGATCCTGGTGGTGGTCGGGCTCGGCGTGACAGAGGAGATAATCCGGCGCCACGCGGTGGCTGGCTCCGGGGTGAGCCGGCCGGGCCGGCGCCCCGACCCGAGTTCTACGGAGGAAAACGACCACGGCGCCCCGGACCAACTGGACCGGGGCCCGGTGGCGGGCGACTGAACAAATGAGGCACTGAACCAGTCGAGGCCCGGTCGTCGGTGACCCGGACGGGTTCCGTGACGCCGGAGCGCCGCCGTCAGTTCACCGCGAAGAGGACGAAGGTCTGCGCCGTGTCGAGTCCGTGGAACGCGTCCTTCAGGGGCCCCGCTGCCCAGCCGGCCCGGGCGATCTCCTCGGCGATGCCCGAGACAGCCGTGCGCCGTGACCGGAATCCCGATCACGGCGCACGTTGTCGCTGAACTGTTGGTTCTTCCCGCCCGGTCTAGCGGCGGATCGGTACCTCCGACTTGACCACGGTCACGCCGGGCAGTGCCGCGCCCGCGACCTCGGTCGTGACCACACCCTTGCCGACCTCGGCAGGGACAACGTCCACCGTGTACGACACCGAGGCGCCGGGGGTCTGCGCGCTGCTGGTGATCCGCAGATCCTCGGTCGGCAGTACGCCGACCGGCAACTGCTCGCCGCCGGAGCCGTCGGCGTTCTCGGCTCCGACGATGAACGGCTGCTCACCCGGTGCGGCCGGCAGTGCCGACGGGTCGTACGCGAAGACGACGTCCTCTTCCCCGTTCAGCCCGATCCAGACCTGGAAGTGCCGGTTGGAGTTGGTGCCGAAGACGTTGACCTGCCACTCGACCACCAGCCAGTTGCCCACCCCGTCGTTGAGGAGCTCGTGGCGGATCCCCTCGGCGCCGGTGCCGTCCAGGTCGGTCCAGAACGGCGCCAGCACGTTGTTGGGGCGGACCGGGTCCGGCACCGGCGTCAGCTCGCAGCAGTTGTTGTCCTCGGAGGTGGCACCACCGACAACCAGGTAACCGTTGGAGTTGACGCCGATCTTCGTGTACGGCTTGCCGCCGTAGACGAACTCCGGCACCTCGTAGTTGAGGAATTCCTCGTCCCCGACCGACACGGCAGGGGTGCCGAAGGTGGACAGCGGGATGTACCCGGCGGTCGTGCCGGGCGCCAGCGACGGTGCGCCAGGCACCGCGCCGGTGAGCGCGACACCGTTCTTCGTCGCCGTACGCGGTCCGCTCTGCGTCGCACCGTCCACGCCGACGATCTTCAGGTTGTCGTTGACGGTGGTCGTGAAGTCGGCCACCGCGTCGCCGAACGAGTCGTTCGTCGCCGTGATCGTGCAGGTGTCACGCTGGTCGACCGTGAGCTTGTCCGGGCAGTCGCTGGTCACCTTGACGCCGGTCTGCTGCGGCACGAACGCCACCGGCACCCGCAGGGTCGGCAGGTCGGACTGCACCGGGTCAAGGACGATCTGGCCGAAGTACTGACCGGTGGGCGCCGTCGACGTGATGGTGATGGTGAGCGTCTTCGACTTGCCGGCCCCGAGCGTGAAGCTGTTCGGGGTGACCGTGATCTTGCTCTTCGTCGGAGCGTTGACGTGCACCGCGTACGTCTGGCTGCCGCTGGTCACGTTCTTCACGGTGCGGGTCGTGGTGAGTTTGCCCGGCAGGACCGGGGCGTTCACCGACGGCAGGTTGAGGTGCACCGCGTTGACCGGGTCGTTGCCCAGCGCCAACATCCGCGCGGCCGTCTCGTCAATGGTCAGGCCGGGCTTCTGCGCCTTCTTGAGGTCGATCCGACCGCTGCCGACGTCGAACGGGTCGGCCGGGGTCTTCAGGTCCTCCTTGACCACGCCCTGGGTGGCCGTGGTCATCATCGCCGACTTGATCTGCCCCGGGCTCCAGCCCGGGTGCAGCGCCTTGAGCAGCGCCGCCGAACCGGCGACGTGCGGCGCGGACATCGAGGTGCCCGCGATCGCCTGGTAGTACTCGCCGGCCGGGCCCTCGTCGGCGGTGTCCGGGGTCGGCGTCATGCCGGCCAGGATCTGCACGCCGGGCGCGGAGATGTCCGGCTTGATGCCGAAGCCACCCGGGCCACGGGACGAGAACGCCGCCATCGCGTCGGCCGTCCCGTTCGCCTTGACCCCGGCGGTGAAGGTGCCGGTGACCGTGGCGTGCGCGGTCATGAACGCCTTGAACTCCGTACCGTCGGCCAGGTGCACCGCCGGCAACCAGTGGTTGTCGGTCTCGATGTCGGCCAGGGTCGGGTTGTAGAGGACCATGCCGGCCGCCCCGCCCTGCGCGACGTTGTACCCCTTGTTGATCCGGGCGTTCCCGCCCCGCTCGCAAGCGACGATCTTGCCGGTGAAGACGCCCGGGGCCGCCGGGGTGTCGCACAGCGACCCGTAACCGGCGAGCGACTCTGCCAGCACGACCGGGGTCTCTGCGGTGACCCCGGCGGTGATCGAGGCACCCGTCAGGGTGACCGTGTCGTCGCCGCCGTGCAGGACCAGCGTCGAGTTGAACTCGCGGGTCTGGGTCGACGCCGCGACGGTGGTGACCCACGGTCCGACGTGGTCCGTGGTGGCCGCGCCCGGTCCGCTGTTGCCGGCGGACGCCGACACGAACACACCCGCGGCGTACGCGTCGAGGAACGCCAGCTCGGCCGGGTCGGTGAACGGGCTGCCGCCACCCGAGATGGAGTAGTTGATGACATCCACCCCGTCGACGACGGCCTGGTTGATCGCCGCGGCCAGGTCGGAGGCGAACCCGCCGCCCGCACCGAGGGCCTTGTAGACCGAGACCCACGCGCCGGGCGCCACACCCTGGACCGGGCCGCGCTCCACGCCGAGCACCTTGGCCGAGTCGACGACGTCACCGGCGGCCGTGGACGCGGTGTGCGTACCGTGTCCACCGCTGTCGCGCGCGGTCACGTACTTCTCGTCGTCGTTGACGGAGAGGTACGTGTCGAGGAAGGCGGCGCCGCCGATCAGCTTGTTGTTGCAGACGAAGACGTCGGTCTGCGGGGTCAGCGGGTTGTCGCCGAAGTCGCACTCGCGGGCGGTGCCGTCACGCTTCGCCGGCGCCGGGTTCAGGTTGCCGTTGTCGGCGAAGGAGGGGTGCTCCGGCCAGGCGCCAGTGTCGATGACGCCGACGATGATGCCGGCACCGGCGTTCTTCTTGCCGCCGAGGGCCGGGTAGGTGCTGGGGGCTCCGATGAAATCGGCGCTGGAGTCGGTGAGCGGCTGACGCAGCTCGTCCTTCTGCACCGCCACCACACCGTCGACCCGCAACAGGTCACGGACCTTGTTCGCCGGTACGGTGGCGGCGACGCCGCCGTACACGGTGCGCAGCCGGTTGCCGACCCGGGCGCCGGGAACCGCCTTCGCCAGGTCGGTGACGAACTTCTGCTCACGGTCGGCGACATACCGCCCGTACGCCTTCTCGGCGTTGCTCTGGCCGATCTTCTGACCGGTCTGGGCCGGGCTGGTGGCGGCCAGGCCCGCGACGCCACCGCCGTAGGTGGCGACCGAGTCGTAGTCCAGCTTCACCAGAACCGGGATCCGCTCCGACGAGGTGCTGTCGAGCAACGTCGGGTCGGTCTGGGCCATGCGGCTGGTCGGTGCCTTCTCGGCACTCACCCGCTCGGTCACCGGCACGGGGGTGGCGGTGAACCTGTCCGCCGCCGACGCCGAGCCGGTCCAGCCGGCCACCGCCAGCGGGGGAATCAGCGCGGCTGCGAGTGCGCCTCGCAGCCACTTTGGTTGTCGCATCGGTTCCCTTTCGAAAGGAATAGCTATACATAACTTCATCGTTGTTTGGCGTACACCAGGAACATCGACGAGTTACGCCGGGGGGTGCGGGCATCGTTCCACGCGTCCCGTCGATCGCACCAGAGCATTGGGAGCCGCGTACGCAAATTGTTGTTTTCTCCCCGTTGCCAGGGGGACGCCTGCTCATAACGCTACGAACATGATGACGACGCGTTCTGCCTCCCGTCGCAGGATGCGACCTTCGGGGGTGTCCAGAGTGGTGTAACGGTGCGCAACCGGTTGCCGAAAATCGATGCTGTACGATTGATTGGGCTCTCGGGCAAAGGTGGTCGCGATAGTCGGCCTGGTGCAATTCCGATTCAGGATGGCCGCGCGGGTCGACCGCATCCATCGAAGAGTGCGCAATTCACGATCCACGCTCGTGGTGCGGGGCGGCGGGCCCGGCGATAGCGCCGATCCGCGCGAGAAGCAACGGACCGGCCGGCCCCGGTGGCATGTCCGAGGGCGGTGTGGTGGTCGAGAGCGGGATCTCGTCGGGGCGGCGCGTCAGCCGCCAACCGGTTCGTGCCGGGGCGACCGAACCGACAGGCCGCGTTCTGCGTACTCATGATGGGGGTCGTATCCGCCCATCCTGGAGAAACCGCACCACCGACGCACACCGCGCGCGGGCTGACGCGGTGCGACCGCGAGTCGGATCAGCACCGCGCATCACATGGAAGGCCGTGACATGTCGCTTCTCGCCCGCTTTCGTCGGTTGTCGAGGCAGGACCGGACGGAAGCGGTGGATGACCCGGCAGGCGATCCGGCGACCGGCCGCAGTACGAAGCGTCGGGTGGCGACGGCTGTCGGCACCGTACTGAGTTTCCTGTTCGTGCTCTTCGCCCTGATCGCGCCGAACGACGTCAACCGTTTCACGCCGGGCGCGTTCGTACGCATCCCGCTGGAGGCCCTGCTCGGAGCGGCCCTCGTACTCGGGCTGCCGGCCGGGGTGCGGCGGCCGGTCGTGGCGGTGGTCGGGGCGGTTCTCGGGCTGCTGCTCGTACTCAAGATCATCGACATGGGGTTCTTCATGGTCCTCGCCCGACCGTTCGACCCCGTGCTCGACTGGACCTTCATCACCGCCGGTGTGGACTTCCTGACCGAGTCGATCGGACGGGCCGGCGCGATCGGCGCCGTCGTCGGGGCGGTGGTCCTCGTCGTCGCCGTACTCGTCCTGACGATCCTGTCGGTCCTGCGGCTGGCCCGGGTCGTGGTCGCGCACCGGAAGACGACCACCCGTACCGTGGTGGTCCTCACGATGGCCTGGGTGAGCTGCGCCGTGCTCGGCGCGCACATCGTCCCCGGGGTGCCGATCGCTGCCGACAGCGCGGCCATGCTCGCCTACGACCACTCGCAGCAGGTGCGCGCGGGCCTGCGGGACGAGGAGGTGTTCGCCGCCCAGGCGGCCGACGACATCTTCCGCGACACCCCGGGCGACCAGTTGCTGACCGGCCTGCGTGGCAAGGACGTCATCATCTCCTTCGTGGAGAGCTACGGGCGCGTGGCGATCGAGGACCCGGAGCTGGCGCCGCAGGTCGACGCGGTGCTGGACGAGGGCACCCGGCGATTGCGGGCCGCGGGCTTCGCCTCCCGCAGCGCCTTCCTCACCTCGCCGACGGCGGGCGGCGGGAGTTGGCTGGCGCACGCCACGCTGCTCTCCGGTGTCTGGGCCGACAACCAGCAGCGTTACAACAACCTGGTCACCAGTGACCGGCTGACCCTCAACGGCACCTTCCGGCGCGCGGGCTGGCGCACCACCCTGGTCATGCCGGCCCTCACCCAGGCGTGGCCGGAGGCCGACTTCTTCGCTTCCGACCGGGTCTACGGCGTCGACGACCTGGGTTACCAGGGTCCGAAGTTCAGCTTCGCCCCCATGCCAGATCAGTACACGCTCTCCGCCTTCCAACGCCTCGAACGCGCGCAGCCGGATCGTGCCCCGGTGATGGCCGAGATCCCGCTCGTCTCCAGCCATGCCCCCTGGACACCGATCCCGCAGCTCGTCGACTGGAACGACGTCGGCGACGGTTCGATCTTCGGGCCGATGGCGAAGGGCGCGGACGTGGCCGATGCCGGGCGGGGCGACTCGAGCCGGGTCCGCACCCAGTACCGACGTTCGATCGAGTATTCACTGAACACCCTGATCTCCTACGTGGAGACGTACGGTGACGACAACCTCGTGCTCGTCTTCCTCGGAGACCACCAGCCCGCCCCGGTGGTGACCGGTGCGGGCGCCGGTCGGGA
The Micromonospora pisi DNA segment above includes these coding regions:
- a CDS encoding protein kinase domain-containing protein, with translation MNPDWVASRFRLLGAIGKGNMGEVHRAEDTQIAEGSPDRVVAVKLVLRSRSGALIDSRADDDAVQRFAREVRITRGLNHPNLPRTIAGGVDDNGLPYLAMELLDGETLRDLIAEYPQLPVSWVAALGAQIADGLSDAHRVGVIHRDLKPANAMLLRGGVVKVLDFGMGRIVDDIEAGRLTSTGVTVGTARYMAPEQFTSSTVTQAADLYALGCVLYELLTGAPPFVSESAYELGEKHQKEPVPPVRLLRRDVPSDLARLVERLLAKDPADRPADAVAVREALLPLALGEASVIGWEGFDPVRHLAAVRAENRVSGPGTGPAYTTEGRLSGASMDVFGVHRKLIEDYRAFTEGGTVIRDGRIAAFVENALNAKSQWPDPWVSLNPFFASGGSVSELAASGVLHPECARIFQAKKTEGSSKCDGRPLTLHRHQREAIDVAASGASYVLTTGTGSGKSLAYIVPIVDKVLRDRERQPRTARKRVRAIIVYPMNALANSQLKELDKYLRDGYGAGHEPVTYARYTGQEGDEQRQEIRRNPPDILLTNYVMLELMLTRPGDRSSLIEMAKGLEFLVFDELHTYRGRQGADVALLIRRVREACQAESLQCIGTSATISSEGSAKDQRKVVARVASTLFGTEVAEENIIGETLVRATDEAPATVPADRLLAPDAPRAYADLVKDPLARWIETHFGLTSDSTGQLVRQKPAKIEEAAAALSRDSGVPEADCVKAIRDTLKAGSEARNPVTERPLFAFRLHQFLSKGDTVYVTLEDKQTRYRTRDYQLVQPGTDGKILLPLAFCRECGQEYLTVWRTEKHGSVFFEPRRDTNASGGRAGDGYLYIDSDRPWPDNAQQAIDNRRLPDSWLEADEQGNELVRESYRPRLPKAITVDPYGFEGRGGLKAAFIPSPFLFCLHCGVSYEQTRGRDFAKLATLDQEGRSSATSLVSASIVRSLKEAPAEALDKKARKLLTFVDNRQDASLQAGHFNDFVQVVQLRGALYQAAVKAGETGIAHEDLAKEVSEALNLEIADYVSAPDPTPMLARNAAKTLRDVIAFRLYLDLERGWRVTMPNLEQTGLLQIDYADLDWLADQQERWTGCHRLLREAEGGQRAEIIRTLLDEMRRSLAIDVQHFREDFDTLQRASEERLIDPWGLTTSDKPRVGTAYPQGSKPGLDRSGLFLSGRGKFGKYLRRVHFGSAQPTEESQQIIAELLEVLAKAGFVEKVQATPQRAGRFARAAGPAVTGYRVSAACLIWRAGTGETGAHDPLTRTYASGDGPRVNVFFRDLYRNAAGALGGLAAREHTAQVAPEEREKREEAFRKAELKLLYCSPTMELGVDISELNAVMMRNVPPTPANYAQRSGRAGRSGQPALVTTYCATGNSHDQYYFRRSERMVAGAVAPPRLDLANEDLVRSHVQAIWLAETGLKLGRAIPDVIDISYAEDARKPDPRLELLDHVEAALRDTAAQRRAAVAARQVFGGLLTDFRATTWWDEQWIEDKVRTAPERFGEAFDRWRDLFKAALVDQAEQNRRVLDHTLSERDRKHAVGRRREAETQLNLLKNESVDSKSVLSDFNPYRYLASEGFLPGYSFPRLPLAAYIPTSGRRFGEGDYLQRPRFLAIREFGPGALIYHEGSRYQVTRIQLPPDSSGEVVTTEATRCKRCGYHHDVRDRADRCQMCHEPLPAPTPGMLQLHTVYTQRRERISSDEEERRRAGFRLVTSYRFQDHGARLGRQDAIVIDGAGQLATLSYGDSATVRITNIGRVRVKPKEPDGFWLDPADGRWMNERDAGEASGDSSEMPVVDTAGNEKRRKKRVIPYVEDRRNILVLKLDEPLSEPVAVSLMYALERGIEAAFELEDSELTSELLPPVDGPRDRILFTEAAEGGAGVLRLMQSDRGALARAAAEALAICHFDADGTDRGGPHPDRPCARGCYECLLTYGNQLNHALIDRHKVRNLLLRFAAGKARTTGAGESRTEQLARLTSHSDTALEAKFITWLKERGLRLPDDAQVFLPEALAHPDFVFRLPGANVAVFVDGPVHEYAAITARDREAEERLYDRGWEVVRFPHDADWSAIAKRHPTYFGTGVSG
- a CDS encoding low temperature requirement protein A, which encodes MGRQPAEKPVTWEELFFDLAFVFALTQFSHLLHEEHTWAGLGKTLILFISVYWIWGGVVLYTDQQDVGRSPGRAVVLALGFGSLLLAMTIPEAYSDRGLLFVSVTLAGRILLGVVTFRSLPVWWGFLHGPHGVVLVTGPLLLAGALTEGAPRIVLWAVAACVDLLSPRLARRTVGKIRVQPRHYTHRYGLLIMLVFGESVIEVGAVSVGEPLTAVRVTAMAAAYGLVCALWWVYFGYGVSAFRRALERAEDQARLRRAILVYGHLLFSLAIIGIADGLGGVVRQPEEPLPGGEVGLFFGGAALFLATFAYAGWRIRRGVAWRRVGASVTCLALLPVGALLPALAALGVLILVVVGLGVTEEIIRRHAVAGSGVSRPGRRPDPSSTEENDHGAPDQLDRGPVAGD
- a CDS encoding S8 family serine peptidase, whose product is MRQPKWLRGALAAALIPPLAVAGWTGSASAADRFTATPVPVTERVSAEKAPTSRMAQTDPTLLDSTSSERIPVLVKLDYDSVATYGGGVAGLAATSPAQTGQKIGQSNAEKAYGRYVADREQKFVTDLAKAVPGARVGNRLRTVYGGVAATVPANKVRDLLRVDGVVAVQKDELRQPLTDSSADFIGAPSTYPALGGKKNAGAGIIVGVIDTGAWPEHPSFADNGNLNPAPAKRDGTARECDFGDNPLTPQTDVFVCNNKLIGGAAFLDTYLSVNDDEKYVTARDSGGHGTHTASTAAGDVVDSAKVLGVERGPVQGVAPGAWVSVYKALGAGGGFASDLAAAINQAVVDGVDVINYSISGGGSPFTDPAELAFLDAYAAGVFVSASAGNSGPGAATTDHVGPWVTTVAASTQTREFNSTLVLHGGDDTVTLTGASITAGVTAETPVVLAESLAGYGSLCDTPAAPGVFTGKIVACERGGNARINKGYNVAQGGAAGMVLYNPTLADIETDNHWLPAVHLADGTEFKAFMTAHATVTGTFTAGVKANGTADAMAAFSSRGPGGFGIKPDISAPGVQILAGMTPTPDTADEGPAGEYYQAIAGTSMSAPHVAGSAALLKALHPGWSPGQIKSAMMTTATQGVVKEDLKTPADPFDVGSGRIDLKKAQKPGLTIDETAARMLALGNDPVNAVHLNLPSVNAPVLPGKLTTTRTVKNVTSGSQTYAVHVNAPTKSKITVTPNSFTLGAGKSKTLTITITSTAPTGQYFGQIVLDPVQSDLPTLRVPVAFVPQQTGVKVTSDCPDKLTVDQRDTCTITATNDSFGDAVADFTTTVNDNLKIVGVDGATQSGPRTATKNGVALTGAVPGAPSLAPGTTAGYIPLSTFGTPAVSVGDEEFLNYEVPEFVYGGKPYTKIGVNSNGYLVVGGATSEDNNCCELTPVPDPVRPNNVLAPFWTDLDGTGAEGIRHELLNDGVGNWLVVEWQVNVFGTNSNRHFQVWIGLNGEEDVVFAYDPSALPAAPGEQPFIVGAENADGSGGEQLPVGVLPTEDLRITSSAQTPGASVSYTVDVVPAEVGKGVVTTEVAGAALPGVTVVKSEVPIRR